A genomic region of Arachis hypogaea cultivar Tifrunner chromosome 5, arahy.Tifrunner.gnm2.J5K5, whole genome shotgun sequence contains the following coding sequences:
- the LOC112799961 gene encoding uncharacterized protein isoform X2 produces the protein MRKPTLLFLTPLHRHRHHLKPFSSAAPLPQQPYPDHHHSDLPSKLFTILSNPKWRKHPSLKTLIRHLTSSTLSSLFSLDLHPLTALNFFRWILKNNRAFIPTLHSYHALLLILVRNRHLQAAENVRNSMIKTCSSPHDARDVEKAYRVFRFMPNMGCRRDEVSYTTMIHGLCEAGRLDEALMLFSQMKEEHCVPTVRTYTVLIGALFESGKEPEALHLFEEMVNRGCEPNVYTYTVLIDYFCKGGRMDEAMTRLNEMLEKRLVPTVVPYNALIAGYCLWGMMEEAMGILRLMESNKVRPNARTFNELICGYCRSKSMDRAMGLLNKMVATKLSPNLITYNTLIYGLCKAGIVDSASRLIHLMVKDGLSPDHRTLSAYIDCLCRMGRVEAAHQVFESMREKHIEANEHIYTVLIDGYCKAGKIEDAHLLFKDMLAEECLPNSITFNALIDGLRKDGKMQDALSLVEEMVNHDTKPTVYTYTMLIEEMLKEGNFDRANRTLDQMISSGCQPNVVTYTAFIKSLCSQGRLQDAEDMVVKIKTEGILLDSFVYDLLINAYGCMGQLDSAFDVLKRMFADGCEPSRQTYSILMKYLLNDKHKKEGKNVVGVDLSSINISNDNADLWKIVDFEIINVLFEKMVQYGCVPNVSTYSKLIKGLCKVESFDLAFRLLNHMTERGISPSENIHNSLLSGYCKLGKYEEAVRLLDSMMESSHLAHLQSCKLLICGLVEQGNSDKAEAVFTSLIRCGYYNDEVAWKVLIDGLIKRGSVDQSSKLLNIMLKNGCRLHPATYSMSTLEQNEE, from the exons CCCCGATCACCACCACTCGGATCTCCCTTCCAAGCTCTTCACCATCCTCTCCAACCCAAAATGGCGAAAACACCCTTCTCTTAAAACCCTAATCCGTCACCTCACCTCATCCACTCTCTCCTCCCTCTTCTCCCTCGACCTCCATCCACTCACCGCCCTCAACTTCTTTCGATGGATCCTCAAAAACAACCGCGCTTTCATCCCCACTCTCCATTCCTACCATGCTCTCCTTCTCATCCTCGTCCGTAACCGCCACCTCCAAGCCGCCGAGAATGTCCGCAACTCCATGATCAAGACCTGCTCTTCGCCACACGACGCAAG AGACGTGGAGAAGGCTTATAGGGTGTTTAGGTTTATGCCGAATATGGGGTGCCGGAGGGATGAGGTCTCGTATACTACTATGATACACGGTCTTTGTGAAGCTGGGCGACTTGATGAAGCTCTCATGTTGTTCTCACAAATGAAGGAGGAGCATTGCGTTCCCACAGTTCGGACTTATACTGTGCTCATTGGTGCTTTATTTGAGTCTGGTAAGGAACCGGAAGCGCTGCATCTATTTGAGGAGATGGTAAACAGAGGTTGCGAGCCAAATGTTTATACCTACACTGTGTTGATTGACTACTTCTGTAAGGGAGGCAGAATGGATGAGGCGATGACAAGATTGAATGAAATGCTCGAGAAAAGGTTGGTGCCCACTGTTGTGCCTTACAATGCCTTGATTGCTGGGTATTGTCTATGGGGAATGATGGAGGAAGCAATGGGTATTCTGCGTCTTATGGAGTCAAATAAAGTTCGTCCAAATGCTCGGACGTTTAATGAACTGATTTGTGGATATTGCAGGAGCAAAAGCATGGACAGGGCAATGGGACTACTTAATAAAATGGTTGCGACTAAGCTGTCACCTAACCTCATTACATATAACACATTAATTTATGGGCTGTGTAAAGCCGGTATAGTGGATAGTGCCAGTCGGTTGATTCACTTGATGGTCAAGGATGGCTTAAGCCCTGATCATCGGACTTTGAGTGCGTATATAGACTGTCTCTGTAGAATGGGTAGAGTTGAAGCAGCTCATCAGGTTTTTGAGTCCATGAGGGAAAAACATATTGAAGCAAATGAACATATATATACAGTCTTGATTGATGGGTACTGCAAAGCTGGTAAAATTGAAGATGCCCATTTGTTGTTCAAAGATATGCTTGCTGAGGAATGCTTGCCCAATTCAATCACTTTCAATGCATTGATAGATGGGTTGCGGAAGGAtggaaaaatgcaagatgcattgTCATTGGTGGAAGAAATGGTAAACCATGACACAAAGCCCACTGTTTACACCTATACAATGCTAATTGAGGAAATGCTGAAGGAAGGAAACTTTGATCGAGCTAATAGAACTCTTGACCAAATGATCTCTTCTGGATGTCAACCTAATGTGGTCACGTACACTGCATTCATTAAGTCACTTTGCAGTCAAGGAAGATTACAGGATGCTGAGGATATGGTGGTCAAGATTAAAACGGAAGGCATATTGCTAGACTCCTTTGTCTATGATTTATTAATTAATGCATACGGATGTATGGGACAACTAGACAGTGCCTTTGATGTTCTCAAGCGCATGTTTGCTGATGGTTGTGAGCCTTCTCGTCAAACCTATTCCATCCTAATGAAGTATCTACTAAATGATAAACATAAGAAGGAAGGCAAGAATGTTGTGGGAGTTGATTTAAGTTCAATCAATATCTCAAATGATAATGCAGATTTGTGGAAAATAGTCGATTTTGAAATTATAAATGTACTCTTTGAGAAAATGGTTCAATATGGTTGTGTACCCAATGTAAGCACATACAGCAAGCTTATCAAAGGACTCTGCAAAGTAGAAAGCTTTGATTTAGCCTTTAGATTGTTAAATCATATGACGGAAAGAGGAATCTCTCCCTCCGAGAATATTCATAACTCACTTCTAAGTGGTTACTGCAAGTTGGGAAAGTATGAGGAAGCAGTGAGATTGTTAGATTCTATGATGGAGAGTAGCCATTTAGCACATCTGCAATCTTGTAAGCTTCTCATTTGTGGGCTTGTTGAACAAGGAAACAGTGATAAGGCTGAGGCAGTTTTTACTAGTTTGATACGCTGTGGGTATTACAATGATGAAGTGGCTTGGAAAGTTCTAATTGATGGCTTAATCAAGAGGGGATCTGTTGATCAAAGCTCTAAATTGCTGAACATCATGCTGAAGAATGGATGCCGCTTACATCCCGCGACATACTCTATGTCAACGCTGGAACAAAATGAAGAGTAA
- the LOC112799961 gene encoding uncharacterized protein isoform X1, protein MRKPTLLFLTPLHRHRHHLKPFSSAAPLPQQPYPDHHHSDLPSKLFTILSNPKWRKHPSLKTLIRHLTSSTLSSLFSLDLHPLTALNFFRWILKNNRAFIPTLHSYHALLLILVRNRHLQAAENVRNSMIKTCSSPHDARFVLNSLRQLHNYATGDGNSGFRLSVTSYNRLLMCLSRFAMIDEMNGLCSEMIFDNDEVLPNLITFNTMLNAYCKLGNMILGEIWFSRLLRGGFVPDSFTYTSLILGYCENRDVEKAYRVFRFMPNMGCRRDEVSYTTMIHGLCEAGRLDEALMLFSQMKEEHCVPTVRTYTVLIGALFESGKEPEALHLFEEMVNRGCEPNVYTYTVLIDYFCKGGRMDEAMTRLNEMLEKRSKSMDRAMGLLNKMVATKLSPNLITYNTLIYGLCKAGIVDSASRLIHLMVKDGLSPDHRTLSAYIDCLCRMGRVEAAHQVFESMREKHIEANEHIYTVLIDGYCKAGKIEDAHLLFKDMLAEECLPNSITFNALIDGLRKDGKMQDALSLVEEMVNHDTKPTVYTYTMLIEEMLKEGNFDRANRTLDQMISSGCQPNVVTYTAFIKSLCSQGRLQDAEDMVVKIKTEGILLDSFVYDLLINAYGCMGQLDSAFDVLKRMFADGCEPSRQTYSILMKYLLNDKHKKEGKNVVGVDLSSINISNDNADLWKIVDFEIINVLFEKMVQYGCVPNVSTYSKLIKGLCKVESFDLAFRLLNHMTERGISPSENIHNSLLSGYCKLGKYEEAVRLLDSMMESSHLAHLQSCKLLICGLVEQGNSDKAEAVFTSLIRCGYYNDEVAWKVLIDGLIKRGSVDQSSKLLNIMLKNGCRLHPATYSMSTLEQNEE, encoded by the exons CCCCGATCACCACCACTCGGATCTCCCTTCCAAGCTCTTCACCATCCTCTCCAACCCAAAATGGCGAAAACACCCTTCTCTTAAAACCCTAATCCGTCACCTCACCTCATCCACTCTCTCCTCCCTCTTCTCCCTCGACCTCCATCCACTCACCGCCCTCAACTTCTTTCGATGGATCCTCAAAAACAACCGCGCTTTCATCCCCACTCTCCATTCCTACCATGCTCTCCTTCTCATCCTCGTCCGTAACCGCCACCTCCAAGCCGCCGAGAATGTCCGCAACTCCATGATCAAGACCTGCTCTTCGCCACACGACGCAAGGTTCGTCCTCAACTCTCTTCGCCAATTACACAATTATGCAACTGGTGATGGGAATTCAGGGTTTAGGCTCTCTGTTACTTCCTATAATAGGCTCCTTATGTGCTTGTCGCGTTTCGCTATGATCGATGAAATGAATGGTTTGTGTAGTGAAATGATTTTCGACAATGACGAGGTTTTGCCTAATTTGATTACATTCAATACTATGCTGAATGCGTATTGCAAATTGGGGAACATGATTTTGGGGGAAATATGGTTTTCTAGGCTGTTAAGAGGTGGCTTTGTTCCTGATTCATTTACATATACTTCATTGATATTGGGTTACTGTGAAAATAGAGACGTGGAGAAGGCTTATAGGGTGTTTAGGTTTATGCCGAATATGGGGTGCCGGAGGGATGAGGTCTCGTATACTACTATGATACACGGTCTTTGTGAAGCTGGGCGACTTGATGAAGCTCTCATGTTGTTCTCACAAATGAAGGAGGAGCATTGCGTTCCCACAGTTCGGACTTATACTGTGCTCATTGGTGCTTTATTTGAGTCTGGTAAGGAACCGGAAGCGCTGCATCTATTTGAGGAGATGGTAAACAGAGGTTGCGAGCCAAATGTTTATACCTACACTGTGTTGATTGACTACTTCTGTAAGGGAGGCAGAATGGATGAGGCGATGACAAGATTGAATGAAATGCTCGAGAAAAG GAGCAAAAGCATGGACAGGGCAATGGGACTACTTAATAAAATGGTTGCGACTAAGCTGTCACCTAACCTCATTACATATAACACATTAATTTATGGGCTGTGTAAAGCCGGTATAGTGGATAGTGCCAGTCGGTTGATTCACTTGATGGTCAAGGATGGCTTAAGCCCTGATCATCGGACTTTGAGTGCGTATATAGACTGTCTCTGTAGAATGGGTAGAGTTGAAGCAGCTCATCAGGTTTTTGAGTCCATGAGGGAAAAACATATTGAAGCAAATGAACATATATATACAGTCTTGATTGATGGGTACTGCAAAGCTGGTAAAATTGAAGATGCCCATTTGTTGTTCAAAGATATGCTTGCTGAGGAATGCTTGCCCAATTCAATCACTTTCAATGCATTGATAGATGGGTTGCGGAAGGAtggaaaaatgcaagatgcattgTCATTGGTGGAAGAAATGGTAAACCATGACACAAAGCCCACTGTTTACACCTATACAATGCTAATTGAGGAAATGCTGAAGGAAGGAAACTTTGATCGAGCTAATAGAACTCTTGACCAAATGATCTCTTCTGGATGTCAACCTAATGTGGTCACGTACACTGCATTCATTAAGTCACTTTGCAGTCAAGGAAGATTACAGGATGCTGAGGATATGGTGGTCAAGATTAAAACGGAAGGCATATTGCTAGACTCCTTTGTCTATGATTTATTAATTAATGCATACGGATGTATGGGACAACTAGACAGTGCCTTTGATGTTCTCAAGCGCATGTTTGCTGATGGTTGTGAGCCTTCTCGTCAAACCTATTCCATCCTAATGAAGTATCTACTAAATGATAAACATAAGAAGGAAGGCAAGAATGTTGTGGGAGTTGATTTAAGTTCAATCAATATCTCAAATGATAATGCAGATTTGTGGAAAATAGTCGATTTTGAAATTATAAATGTACTCTTTGAGAAAATGGTTCAATATGGTTGTGTACCCAATGTAAGCACATACAGCAAGCTTATCAAAGGACTCTGCAAAGTAGAAAGCTTTGATTTAGCCTTTAGATTGTTAAATCATATGACGGAAAGAGGAATCTCTCCCTCCGAGAATATTCATAACTCACTTCTAAGTGGTTACTGCAAGTTGGGAAAGTATGAGGAAGCAGTGAGATTGTTAGATTCTATGATGGAGAGTAGCCATTTAGCACATCTGCAATCTTGTAAGCTTCTCATTTGTGGGCTTGTTGAACAAGGAAACAGTGATAAGGCTGAGGCAGTTTTTACTAGTTTGATACGCTGTGGGTATTACAATGATGAAGTGGCTTGGAAAGTTCTAATTGATGGCTTAATCAAGAGGGGATCTGTTGATCAAAGCTCTAAATTGCTGAACATCATGCTGAAGAATGGATGCCGCTTACATCCCGCGACATACTCTATGTCAACGCTGGAACAAAATGAAGAGTAA